Genomic segment of Alcanivorax borkumensis SK2:
GACCTGCGTGTCGCGGCACACTCGCCTCTGCACGCTGCGTTGACAGAGTCATCGATAAGCGCGGGTGAGACGAGGCCACAGGCGCTGGCGGTGTATTGTCTGTGTCAGGGGCAATGGGATCGTCATCAGGTGGCGCCGTTGCGCCGCTGGTATGTGTTGGAAAGCTTGCGTGAGCTGGGCGAGTCCCTGGCTAACCGCGGCATTGATCTGCATGTGCTGGATGTGGACACCTTCGAGAAGGTGCCGGAGGCGTTAGCAGAATTTGCCCAGAGCCAAGGTGTGACACACCTGTATTGCAATCGTGAGTATCCGCTCAATGAAAAGCAGCGAGACACACTGGTGGCTGAACGCCTGCGTGAGCAAGGGATTATCCTGCGCGGTTTCGACGATGGCGTGTTAGTTCCACCCGCGGCACTGCGCACCGGTAAAGGAACACCGTATACGGTGTTTGGGGCTTATAAGAAACGTTGGGATGTATGGACGGCCGATCATCACCCGGCGATGACACCGGTGCCATCACAATGCAGGGCTGAAGGTACGTTTATGGGGGCTAAGGTTGTGGCGAAGGCCCTTGAAATGCTGGACGTGCCTGAGGCGCTAACGCAGCAATGGGCGCCTGGAGAAGAGGCCGCCTGGCAACAACTTGATCAATTTATGGAGCGGTCGCTGGCCGACTATCGCCGCAACCGTGATTTTCCTGATTTGTCTGGCACCAGCGGCTTATCGGTGGCGCTATCGGCGGGAACCCTGTCGGTGGCCAGTTGTTTCCGGGCCGCAACCCAGGCCATGGCGGATGCGGGTAGCCGTGATGGTGCTGCCTGCTGGATCGACGAGTTGGCCTGGCGGGATTTTTACCGCCAGATCATGGCGCAGTTTCCTCGCGTTAGCCGCGGACAAGGCTTCCGGCCGGAAACGGATTTGCTGGAATGGAAAAATGATGACGAGCTATTCGCCGCTTGGTGTGAAGGGCGTACGGGGTACCCGTTGGTGGATGCAGCCATGCGGCAGCTGGTTGCCACCGGCTGGATGCATAACCGGCTACGCATGGTGACAGCCATGTTTCTCAGTAAGCATCTTTGGCTGGATTGGCGCCGCGGTGAAGCGTTCTTTATGACACATTTGATCGATGGGGACTTTGCCGCCAATAACGGTGGCTGGCAGTGGAGTGCCTCATCTGGCACCGATGCGGTGCCTTATTTTCGGGTGTTTAATCCGGTTCGTCAGGGGCAACGTTTTGATAGCGAAGGCCGCTTTATTGCTCATTGGGTGCCGCAATTGCGCGACTTGGATAGCAAGCAAATCCATGAGCCCTGGAAGCAGCCGCTACTGGCCCGGGATTATCCACCACCGGTGGTGCCCCATGCGGGAGTGCGTGAGCGGGTGACGGTAGCGTTCAAGGCGGCTAAAAGCCGGTTTGATAAAACCTCTTAGGATCAGCAACACCCCGTGTCGCCGCCGGCCATGGGCAATAGTAGGAAGGGAAAGACATGAGTCAGCGTATTGCTATTGTTGGAGCCGGTATTAGTGGGCTTAGCACCGCTTGGTATCTGTCAAAAGCGGGTCATCAGGTCGATGTATTTGAAGCCAATGATTATCTGGGTGGGCATACCTGTACGATTCCGGTATCTCGACCCCATGGTGATTACGCTATTGATGTAGGGTTTATTGTATTCAACGATCGAACCTACCCGAATTACCTTCGTTTGTTGGAGGAGCTTGGCTTGCAGGGCCAACCCACTCCTATGGGGTTTGCGGTCAGTGATGAGAAGAACGGGCTGGAATACTGCGGCGATGGGCTGGGGGGCATGTTTGCCCAGAAACGCAATTTGCTGAACTTTTCACACTGGCGTTTCATTCGCGACATCTTGCGCTTCAATAAGCAGGCACCGGCTTTGCTTAATAGCGCCAAGGGAGATCTTCCTTTGGGGCAGTATCTGCGTGAGCAGGGTTACGGTGAACGCTTTGCCCGGGATTATATTCTCGCCATGGGTGGGGCTATCTGGTCTTGTTCGCTGGAGCAGATGGAAGTTTTTCCTGCTCGGTTTTTTATCCGGTTTTTCCAGAATCATGGTTTATTGTCGTTGAATGATCGGCCTCAGTGGTTCGTGGTGCCTGGTGGTTCCAATCAATACGTGAAACCTCTGGTGGACGGTTGCAACGCTACCTTTCATACCCGCACCCCGGTGCAGTCGATACGACGGGGCTCAGCGGGAGTGGGCGTAGAGGCTGGTGTCGGTGTCACCGTCACCGTAGGCGGGACAGAGCGGCATTACGATCAGGTTGTGCTGGCGTGCCACAGCGACCAGGCGCTGGCATTACTCAGTGACCCAGACGAACGGGAAGAAGCGAACCTGTCGCAATTGGGTTACCAGGACAATGAAGTGGTCCTGCATACGGATACAGCATTGCTACCGCGTCGGGAACGGGTATGGTCAAGCTGGAATGCCATGTTGTATGCGCAGGATCAGGAACGGGTTCAAGTGACCTATAACATGAATATTCTGCAGGGTATTGCTGCCCCGGAAACCTTCTGTGTCACGCTGAACGCCAGTGACCGAATTGATACTAAAAAGGTACTCGCCCGTTACCATTTTGCGCATCCGTTATTCACACCGCAGACGGTGGCGGCCCGGGAACAATTACTGAAAGACAACGGCAAAAATGCCACCTGGTTTGCCGGTGCCTGGTGTCGCAATGGTTTCCATGAAGATGGTGTGGTGTCTGCGTTGAACGTGGTGGCAGGGATCACTGGCAAGGCGCAGGAAGGGGGCGTTGCGTGATGGAGGCTTCGGTCAATGACCCGTTGACGCCCTATGCTATTGCGCGCGGGCGCGTCTGGCATCAACGGTTGCAACCGTTTACCTACAGCTTTGATTACCCGCTGTGGATGGTTTGGTGCGATCTGGAAAAAATTGATGCCATGCTCGGGCGGCACTGGGCCTGGGGCAGGAGGTGGCGACCGGTCACTTTTCGTGATCAGGATTACCTGGATACTCGTGCCGTGCCGTTAGCGGAAAAAGTTCGCGAAAAAGCGCTCAGCCTGGGGCTGAACTGGAGCCATGGCAGAACGGTTATGCTGGCGCAGTGGCGTACCTTCGGAACCCTGTTTAATCCATTGGTGTTGTACCTGCATTTCCCGCAAGGAAAAAGCCAGCCCGACAGCATGATCGCCGAGGTGCAAAATACCCCATGGCGAGAGCGCCATTTTTACCCTCTCACGTTTTCCCGAAATGAAAACGGGGTGCTGCTGGTGAACCACCCCAAGGCTTTTCATGTGTCCCCTTTCTTGCCCATGCTGCTGCAATACCATTGGCATCTTCACGTTGCCTTACCCGATCTGCGAATAGGGTTAGAGGACCGGGATAAACAGGTCTGCGTGTTCAAGGCCGGAATGAAGTTGCAATTAGTTGCGCCGGATTCCGCCGCCATGGGCAAGGGCATTTTCCGGTTTGGTGCCCAAGGGTTGGCCACGCTGAAAAATATTTATTGGCAGGCCTTCAAACTGTGGCGTAAAGGCGCGGTCTTTCACGGTCACCCCGCTGGCGAGAACGCTCAACGTGATGATGGTGATTCAGGCGATGATGGAAACAGGGAGTAAGGTAATGCTGTCTGGCGATAGAGCCTCTAACAATAAAAGTATCCAGGCCGGCACATTGAGTTGGTCGCAATCAGTGGCTCGTACTCTGGTGTTGAATAAGCTGGCGAAAGTGCCACACGGCGGCCTGCGTATTGATGAGCCGGATGGAAACACCGTGTTACTCGGCGATTCACACAATAGCCAGGCAATCGGCCATATCGTACTCACCGATTGGTGCACCTACAGCATGATGATGAGCGGTGGGGCGATGGGGGCGGCAGAGGCGTTTATGGAACAAAGCTGGTCGAGCCCGGACCTGGTTAAGGTAATACGGTATTTCGCCGCAAATGTGGACGCCATGCAAGCGCTGGAAGGCGGCTTTGCCGCGCTGTCCAAACCCGCGTTGAGAATGCTGCACCGCTATAATCGCAATTCGCTGCAAGGATCGCGCAGAAATATTTCCGCGCATTACGATCTGGGCAATGATTTTTTCAGCCTGTTTCTTGATCGCACCATGATGTATTCCAGTGCGGTTTTTTCGCGCCCGGAGGCGTCCCTGGAGGAGGCCTCGGTGCACAAGCTGGATTTGATTTGCCAACGGCTGCAATTACAGCCCGGCATGACGGTGCTTGAAATTGGCACGGGCTGGGGCGGTTTAGCGCTGCATGCAGCGCAGCATTACGGGGTCACCGTTACCACCACAACGATATCCCGCGAGCAGGCCCGTTATGCCCGTGATCTGGTTGCCGATGCCGGGCTAAGTGATCGCATCACCATTCTGGAAAAGGATTATCGCGAACTCACCGGACAGTATGACAGGGTGGTGTCCGTGGAAATGATCGAAGCGGTGGGGGCGGAATTTTTGCCTGGCTATTTTGATGTGTTGGGCAAGCGTTTGAAGCCGGAAGGGTTGCTGCTGATTCAGGCAATCACGGTGCCGGACCAGCGTTACCACTATGCATTGAAGCAGGTGGACTTCATTAAGCGTTATATCTTTCCCGGCGGTTTCCTGCCCAGTGTGTCGGTGATGTGCGACAACCTCACGCGCCATACCCGCTTGGTGACCACGGAACTGCACGACATCGGTCATGATTACGCGCTGACCTTAAATCACTGGCGCCAGCGTTTTCATGATGCGCTGCCCCGCATTCGCGAGCTGGGTTTTGATGAGCGGTTCGTGCGTATGTGGGAATATTACCTGTGCTATTGCGAGGGCGCGTTCCTGGAGCGGGCCATCAGCACGGTGCATCTGGTTGCCGCCGGACCCGCTTACCGGCCTTCCTTCCAAGCTTGAAGGGAAGCTTGAAAACCGCCCTCGTCGGACGCATTTAATCCTTTGCAGGGCTAACAACAGGCCGCTATTCAGCGGTTTTTGGCTGTTGTGGTATTATGCCCGCCTTATTCTTTTATCAATTTTCCAAGTTGTTGATTTCAGGGGGAAACCCCGGGCGGTAAGGCAATGACGGCAGAGGCACAAGCACGGGTCCAGGCGCATTTAGCTGAGGTGGAGCCCGAGGACACGCTCAGCGAAGAGCAACGCGCATCCTATCGTGATCGGATCAAGGCGTTGTTGCGTCAACGCGATGCGGTGTTGGTAGCGCATTACTACACAGACCCGGAAATTCAGTCGTTGGCGGAAGAAACCGGTGGCTGTGTGTCTGATTCTTTGGAAATGGCCCGCTTTGGCAAAGACCATCCTGCGTCCACGTTGATTGTGGCCGGGGTGAAGTTTATGGGTGAGACCGCCAAAATTCTTAGCCCGGAAAAACGCGTCTTCATGCCGACACTCGAAGCGACCTGTTCATTGGATATCGGTTGTCCGGAAGAAGAGTTTTCCGCATTTTGCGACCAGCACCCGGACCGCACTGTGGTGGTTTATGCCAATACTTCCGCTGCGGTGAAAGCCCGTGCCGATTGGGTGGTCACCTCGTCCATCGCCGTGGAGTTGATTGAGCATCTAGATAGCAACGGTGAAAAAATTCTGTGGGCGCCGGACAAGCACCTTGGCGGCTATGTTCGTGATAAAGCTGGCGCCGATGTATTGTGTTGGGACGGTGCCTGCATTGTTCACGAAGAGTTTAAAGCTAAAGGGTTGCATGATTTGCAAGCCGCCTACCCGGATGCCGCTATTCTGGTGCACCCGGAATCCCCGGCCTCGGTGGTGGAAATGGCGGATGTGGTCGGCTCAACCTCACAGCTGATCAAGGCCGCTTGCGAGATGGACAATGAGGTGTTCATCGTTGCCACCGACAAGGGCATTTTCTACAAGATGCAGCAGTTAGCGCCGGGCAAAACCTTCTTGGAAGCGCCGACGGCGGGCTCCGGTGCGACCTGTCGCAGTTGTGCTCACTGTCCGTGGATGGCAATGAATGGCCTGCAGAACATGCTCGCGGTGCTGGAAGATGCCAACGGCATGGGGCAGGAAATTTTCGTGGACTCGTCGCTGGCAGAAAAAGCCATGGTGCCGTTGAACCGCATGTTGGATTTCGGCCGCAAGTTGAAAGCGTGACCGGCCGCTATTATTTTGTGTGACGCCTGATACAACCTGTGCAAACAACGCAGGTTGTATTCTTGCGATTTAGACAGTACCCCGCCACCGCGCTCAGAACTCTTCTTCAGATAATCGCTTCATTTCTCGCAGGCGCCCGTTCAATTTGCTGTGCAAAGCAAAGTCATTCTCTGCGTCGCGCAGGGCATAGCGCATTTGTTGCTGGGCTTTAGAATCGTTGCCGCGTAGAAACTGGCTTTCGGCACGGGCATGCAGGGCGCGCACGGTGTCGCCACTGTTGCCGTAGGCATCAGCCAGCAGGTCCCAGATGTGAGGATCATTGATGTGGTCTTTGAGTAGCGGTTTGAGTAATGGCAGGGCCTTTTCTGGTTGCTTGCTGCGCAGGTAGGCTTTGCTTTGCAGTATGGACGCGGCGTAATTGTCCGGTGAAATGTTCAGTACCCACCCGGTTTCTTTAATCGCTAGCGGGTAGCTACCTTCATCCAGCGCCACTTCAGCTAACCCTAGGCGGAACCAGAGTTGATCGGGGTATTGATCGGCTAGCCCCTGCATCAATCCGCGAGCCTGATCATAGTGATTGGCACGCAGATAGCTCAGGGCTAGGCCGTATCGTGCGGCCTGTAACCCTAACGCACTGCGTTCATTGCTGTAGCGTTTGAAATATTCAATGGCTTGCTCATCAGAGGTAATGAAGCCTGCCTTGAGGCGGGCCTGTGCCAGCAGAAAACTGGTGGAAACGGATAGACGTGCCGGTGGAAGGGCGCGGGCGCGGGCGCGGCTGTCAGCAATTCGGCTTTCGGTGACCGGGTGAGTGAGCAGAAACTCCGGCGGATTTCCGGAGAAACGTTGGCTATCGTGCATACGTTCGAAAAAGCGCGGCATGGCGCTTGGGTCCATGCCAGAGGCGGCGAGGGTCTGCATGCCCACCCGGTCAGCTTCGCGTTCATTTTGACGAGAATAGGCCAGTTGAGCCTGAATGGCCCCGGCCTGGGTGGCTGCGATACCGGCCATCCCAGCTTCACCGTCGCCGGCAATGGCAACGGCCAGGCTGGCCAGCATGGCGGCCAGCACCGCAGTGTTCATTTTTTTTGAATCTAAGTATCGGCGGGCAAAGTGCCGCTGGCTTACGTGGGCAATTTCGTGAGCAACCACTCCGGCGACTTCGTCTTCGCTCTCCGCATTTAGAAACAGGCCGGCGTTGAGCCCGATTACCCCACCGGGCACTGCAAAAGCGTTAATCTGGCGACTGTTTATTACCACGATATCCAGGTTGGGTTCTTTCAGGTCGCTGTAGGAGGCTAGCCGGTAGACTAGGCTCTCCACGTATTCCTGCAACATGGGGTCGGACATGATGGAAGTCTGCCCGCGCAGACTGCGTAGCCAAGCACGACCCAAGCGGTATTCCTGGCCGGAAGACATGAGCGCTGCGGTAGGGTCGCCTAGCACCGGAAGATTGTTATCGGCACTGGACGGGTTGGCTAGCCAGCAGCAGCTGAATAGCAAAAATGTACGCAAAAACAACGTCAAGTCGTGGCTCCGTTCAGAGAGTCGTAACGGGTAGGGTAACCTTGAGTATCGCTACACAAGGCGTTATTCAAAGGCTCTCTTATGACTATAATGCCGGCAGGGCGACAATGAATGAAGTGATAAGAATGACTAAGCACCAGATGTCTGAACACAAGGTTGATCTCCATGTGGATGCGTCCACGTTACAGTGCCCGTTGCCGCTGTTGAAAACCCGGCAGGCGTTGCGGCAGCTCCGTGCCGGGCAATTGCTGGAAGTGATTGCCACGGACACGGGGTCAGCCAATGATATTCCCGCCTATCTGAGACAGTCCTGCCATGCGCTAGTTCGCATGGGGGAATCGAAAGGCTGTTACTATTTCGTGATCCGTTGCGGCACACAGGAGCCTTGATGCTACGCATACTGAAAAATTGGGCCGATAGTTATTTTTCTGACGAAGAGGCGGTGTATTTAGTTGTCCTGCTGTTGGCCGTTGGGCTGGTGATTGCTTTTTTTGGTGGCATGCTAGCGCCGGTGTTTACGGCCATGGTGGTGGCCTATCTAATGCAGGGGCTGGTGGGGGCGCTGGAGCGCCGGGGCGTTAGGCGTATGCTCGCGGTCAATTTGGTATTTGTGCTGTTTGTTGGCCTGTTGACCGCCACCTTGGTGGTGCTGTTGCCTATGGTGTGGCGACAGCTAGTGTTGTTAGTTCAGGATCAGCTGCCCCATATGCTCAAAAATGGGGAAATCTGGCTGCGGGGCCTGCCGGCTCACTATCCAGAAGTGATTTCCATGGATCAGGTGAATTCCATTGTCGCGGTAATTCAGCGGGAGGTGGCTGAGGCGGGCCAGGGAGTGCTGACGTTGTCGCTGGCATCGATTCCCAACCTGGTAGAAATAATGGTGTTTCTTGTGCTGGTCCCTTTGTTGGTGTTTTTCTTTTTGAAAGACAGGGAAACCCTGGTCAACTGGATGCTGGGCTTTTTGCCTCGTAAGCGGCGGATTCTTTCTCACGTATGGCACGAAATGGACGGTCAGATCGCCAATTATGTGAGAGGTAAGGCGATTGAAATTCTGCTGGTCGGCGGTTCAACGTTTATCGCTTTCATACTACTGGATATGAATTATGCGGTGTTGCTGGCGGTGCTGGTCGGGCTGTCGGTGGTGGTGCCATACATCGGCGCCACAGTGGTCACCTTGCCGGTGGCGGCAGTGGCTTACGTGCAGTTCGGTTGGGGTGGTGACTTTGCGCTGGTGATGATCGTATATGGCATCATCCAGTTTATTGATGGCAATATTCTGGTACCGCTGTTGTTTTCCGAGGCGGTGAATTTGCATCCTGTGGCGATTATTACCGCCATTCTGTTATTCGGCGGGCTATGGGGGTTGTGGGGGGTGTTCTTTGCCATCCCGTTGGCGACGTTGATTAAAGCTGTGATCAATGCCTGGCCTCGGCAGGCAGACTATTCTCCCGGGAAGCTAGCATCCCAGCCAGAGGCATGAGGCAAAGAAAAAGGGGCGAAAGCCCCTTTTTACTGGTGAGGTGGCGTTAAAGCCCTAGCGCGTCCAGTTCAGCTAGCAGGTCTTCGTGATGGGTTTTGGTTTTGAATTTGTCCATTACCTTTAGCAGTTTGCCATTCTTGCCGATGATAAAGGTGGTGCGGATAAGCCCCATGAATTCCTTGCCCATGAATTTCTTCATGCCCCAACAGCCGTATTTCTCGGCGATGGCGTGATCTTCGTCGGATAATAGGGTGAAGTTCAGGGAATGCTTGTCGATAAACTTGGGCAAGCGTGCTACTGCATCCGGGCTGATGCCAAATACCACGACTCCCCGTTTTTCAAGCTCTGCCTGGGTGTCACGAATGCCGCAGGCCTGGGTGGTGCAGCCCGGGGTCAAGGCTTTGGGGTAAAAGAAAATCACCACCGGGTTTTGATTCCTGAACGCTTTCAATTCAACCTGATTTCCATCTTGATCCGGTAGTTTGAAGTTGGGTGCCAGATTGCCAATTTTGGGGTGTGCCATATTGAATTCCGTTCTCTTTGGTAGTCTTGATGAGTTTGCTGCGTTGCGCCCAGCTAGCGTTTTGGCGTCATGGTGGCATCCAGGTTGCGGGCTTCACAAAAATCCAGAAAAGCGTCGCGTAGCTGGGCCACGGAGTGTTCCGCGTTCATGCTCAAAGTTAGATGCAGGCTGAACATGCGGGTGCCAGTGTGTGGGGCGGCGTAGGTGCCCGTGTGTAGGTCATCGATGTTAATGTTGCGCCCGGAGAAGAAGTGGGCGATTTCATGGACAATGCCCGGATTGTCCATGGCCACTACTTCCACTTCGTAGGGCAGGGCGGCGGAGCTAGCCTCCGGGGCGCGGGTGCGTTTAAGGGTTATCCGCAAGTTTAGTTGATCGGCCAACTGTTGCTGCCCGGCTTCTAAGCTGTCCAAAGTGGCGGCGTTGCCGGCAACCAGCATCAGTACAGCAAATTCCCCCCCGAGTACGGTCATCCGTGAATCCATGATATTGCCATCGTATTCCAACACGGCCTTGGACAGGGCCTGCACAATGCCTGGCCGGTCCGTGCCTAAGGCAGAAATCACAATCAACTGATCCATTGTTGTTCTCCGTTTTGCTAGTGCCGTCAATATTCAGGTCCACGTACCGGTGGCGGGCACGAAATTTGCCTTCTTATGAGGTGTATTTGGCCAATCAGTTTACCCAGTTCATCTCAGACTGAACACTTGCCGAGAAGACGGGTCTGAAGCTGTACGTTGCATTCCAGGTAGTAAACCGCAGACGCGCTCCTTGTCCGCTTTGGGGGCGGGGTTTACCATAGCGCCCTTCACCCGACGATAGGGCTCGCTAGTTGGGAGGCATCGTTGAGCGCATTGAGTGGCGCAACGGGTTTGCGCACAATAGGAGACAGGCATGATTCGCGGCAGCATAGTGGCGCTGGTGACCCCCATGCGTGCAGATGGGTCCGTAGACTGGGAGCGATTGCGCTCGCTGGTTAATTGGCATGTAGAACAAGGCACCCATGCCATCGTAGCTGTGGGGACGACCGGTGAATCCGCTACCCTTGGGTTTGAAGAGCACGATAGCGTGATCCGTGAAGTGGTGGCGCTGGCTAAGGGCCGCCTTCCGGTTATTGCCGGTACTGGTGCCAACAACACAGAAGAAGCCATTCGCCTGACTCGAGATGCCAAACGAGATGGCGCAGACGCTTGCCTGTTGGTGACGCCTTATTACAACAAGCCGCCCCAGGAAGGTCTGTATCAACACTTCTTGGCGATAGCTCGTGCGGTAGATATTCCGCAAATACTGTATAACGTGCCCGGTCGAACATCTTGCGATTTACTGCCGGAAACCGTGGAGCGCTTGAGTAAAGTGCCGAACATCGTGGGCATAAAGGAAGCCACCGGTAATTTGGAGCGGGCTCGCGAAATCCGTGAGCGCTGTTCTGATGATTTCATGCTTTATTCTGGCGATGACGCCACCGCCATGGACTTTATTTTGGCTGGCGGACATGGCGATATTTCGGTGACCGCTAACGTGGCCCCGGCGAAGATGGCCGCCATGTGTGAGGCGGCTCTGGCTGGTGATGCGGATACCGCTCGGGCACTGAATGCGGAACTCGAACCCCTGCATCGTGATCTGTTTATTGAAGCGAATCCGATCCCGGTGAAATGGGCACTGTTTGAAATGGGCCTAATTGACGCGGGTATCAGGCTACCGTTGGTGCCGATGTCAGAAGCGGCTCAGCCGCGGTTACGTGAAACCATGCGCCAATGCGGCCTGTTGGAGGTTAAATGAAGAAAGCGGCGTTGCTGGCACCACTCATGCTCGCTTTGATGGTGGCTGGTTGTAGCTGGTTGCCAGACAGCAGTTTGGAATACCGTAAAGCGGCCGTGACCGACCCGATTAAAGTGCCCGACGGTGGCGTGTTTATTGGTGAGCAGCCCCTGTATGCGGTGCCTCGCGAGGATGAGCGGCTAACCGCTCCTGGTGAAGATGAAAAGCGTTTTGAGGCACCGCGCCCGCCGCAACTGGTGGTGTTGGGGAGTGCCTCTGGCAACGAAAACGTTGAGTCTGCTCCGCGTGGTGAATCCGCTAAAGCATTGCTAGGTCGGGATGGCAATGGTTACCCGATTATCATGATGTCCACTCGCTACGCCTGGGCATGGGAATATGTGAGTGATGCCCTAAAACAGACGGATTTAAAGGTCAGTGATCGTGATCGAGAAGTGGGTATCTTTTACCTTAAGGTTCCCGATCGGTATGAGTTGGGTGCCCGCGAAGCACAGTTGAAATTAAGCCATACGACCAACGGTATTCAGGTGGCTGTGTTGAATGAGAAGGGCTCCGCACTGGTGGATAAAATCCCGGGGCAGGCCATTCTTGAGCGAATCTACGACGAGCTCGATTAATGCAGCTGGCCTCATTGGGCAGTGGCAGCAAAGGCAACGCCACGCTGGTGCACGCTGACGACACTTTGGTGTTGGTTGATTGTGGTTTTACCATTAAGGAAACTGAGGTGCGATTGGGGCAGCTGGGGCTGGTCGCCGATCAGCTCAGTGCGATTTTGGTCACCCATGAGCACGGAGATCATATTCGTAGCGCCGGGGCGTTGGCCCGTAAAGTGGGGTGCCCGGTATATAGCTCATTTGGCACCGCCAGCGCTGTGCACGACAAACGCGCCAGCCTGAAAGAGGCTAACTGGCAAGAAATTCGCCCCGGTCGGACGTTTACACTGGGAGCGATGGAAGTTCTGCCGGTGCTGGTGCCCCATGATGCTCGTGAACCTTGCCAGTATCGCTTTTCTTGGCAGCAGCGCACGGTGGGAGTGCTTACCGACTTGGGTGCGATTACCCCCCATGTGGTTGATGCCTACAGGGACTGCGATGCCTTAGTATTAGAATGCAATCACGACTCGCAATTACTAGCCTCAGGACCGTACCCAGCATCGTTGAAACGACGTGTGGGTGGTATGTTAGGCCACCTGAGTAATGATCAGGCTGCGGCGCTGTTGCGTCAGGCCAATGTGGATCGCCTGCAGCATTTGGTGCTGTCGCACCTGAGCGAACAGAACAACACGTCCCTGCATGCACTGGATGCCGTGCAACGGGTGGTAACCCGCGGGCGTGAACGAATTAGCGTTGCTAGTCAGACGGAAGGGTTTGACTGGCTACAAGTACATTAATGCTGACCTGAGTAATAGGCCTTTCCATGGAAAAACGCGACGAGTTGTATGCCGGCAAAGCCAAGTCCGTGTACACCACCGATGACGAAGACATGCTGATTATGCTGTTTCGTGACGATACCTCCGCCTTTGATGGTAAGAAAAAAGAGGCATTGGCTCGCAAGGGGGCAGTGAATAATCAGTTCAACGCAGCCATTATGGAAAAGCTGAAAGCGGCGGGCATCCCCTGCCATTTTGAGAAAACCCTATCGGCCACTGAATCCCTGGTGAAGAAGCTAGATATGATTCCGGTGGAATGCGTGGTGCGTAATATTGCTGCGGGCTCCATATGCCGCCGCTTGGGTGTGGAAGAGGGCCTGGAGTTGACGCCGCCAACGTTTGAGTTCTTCTTAAAGGACGATGACTTGGGGGACCCCATGGTCAATGATTTCCATATTCGTAGCTTTGGTTGGGCCAGCGACGATCAGGTGGCACAGATGAAAACCCTCACCTTTGCGGTGAACGACGTGCTCAAACAGCTGTTTCTGGACGGGGGCATGCTGCTGGTGGATTACAAGCTGGAGTTTGGCATGTTTAAAGGTGAGGTATTACTGGGGGATGAATTTAGCCCGG
This window contains:
- a CDS encoding cryptochrome/photolyase family protein, which produces MNLVWYRNDLRVAAHSPLHAALTESSISAGETRPQALAVYCLCQGQWDRHQVAPLRRWYVLESLRELGESLANRGIDLHVLDVDTFEKVPEALAEFAQSQGVTHLYCNREYPLNEKQRDTLVAERLREQGIILRGFDDGVLVPPAALRTGKGTPYTVFGAYKKRWDVWTADHHPAMTPVPSQCRAEGTFMGAKVVAKALEMLDVPEALTQQWAPGEEAAWQQLDQFMERSLADYRRNRDFPDLSGTSGLSVALSAGTLSVASCFRAATQAMADAGSRDGAACWIDELAWRDFYRQIMAQFPRVSRGQGFRPETDLLEWKNDDELFAAWCEGRTGYPLVDAAMRQLVATGWMHNRLRMVTAMFLSKHLWLDWRRGEAFFMTHLIDGDFAANNGGWQWSASSGTDAVPYFRVFNPVRQGQRFDSEGRFIAHWVPQLRDLDSKQIHEPWKQPLLARDYPPPVVPHAGVRERVTVAFKAAKSRFDKTS
- the nadA gene encoding quinolinate synthase NadA, with protein sequence MTAEAQARVQAHLAEVEPEDTLSEEQRASYRDRIKALLRQRDAVLVAHYYTDPEIQSLAEETGGCVSDSLEMARFGKDHPASTLIVAGVKFMGETAKILSPEKRVFMPTLEATCSLDIGCPEEEFSAFCDQHPDRTVVVYANTSAAVKARADWVVTSSIAVELIEHLDSNGEKILWAPDKHLGGYVRDKAGADVLCWDGACIVHEEFKAKGLHDLQAAYPDAAILVHPESPASVVEMADVVGSTSQLIKAACEMDNEVFIVATDKGIFYKMQQLAPGKTFLEAPTAGSGATCRSCAHCPWMAMNGLQNMLAVLEDANGMGQEIFVDSSLAEKAMVPLNRMLDFGRKLKA
- a CDS encoding DUF1365 domain-containing protein, translating into MEASVNDPLTPYAIARGRVWHQRLQPFTYSFDYPLWMVWCDLEKIDAMLGRHWAWGRRWRPVTFRDQDYLDTRAVPLAEKVREKALSLGLNWSHGRTVMLAQWRTFGTLFNPLVLYLHFPQGKSQPDSMIAEVQNTPWRERHFYPLTFSRNENGVLLVNHPKAFHVSPFLPMLLQYHWHLHVALPDLRIGLEDRDKQVCVFKAGMKLQLVAPDSAAMGKGIFRFGAQGLATLKNIYWQAFKLWRKGAVFHGHPAGENAQRDDGDSGDDGNRE
- a CDS encoding M48 family metalloprotease → MTLFLRTFLLFSCCWLANPSSADNNLPVLGDPTAALMSSGQEYRLGRAWLRSLRGQTSIMSDPMLQEYVESLVYRLASYSDLKEPNLDIVVINSRQINAFAVPGGVIGLNAGLFLNAESEDEVAGVVAHEIAHVSQRHFARRYLDSKKMNTAVLAAMLASLAVAIAGDGEAGMAGIAATQAGAIQAQLAYSRQNEREADRVGMQTLAASGMDPSAMPRFFERMHDSQRFSGNPPEFLLTHPVTESRIADSRARARALPPARLSVSTSFLLAQARLKAGFITSDEQAIEYFKRYSNERSALGLQAARYGLALSYLRANHYDQARGLMQGLADQYPDQLWFRLGLAEVALDEGSYPLAIKETGWVLNISPDNYAASILQSKAYLRSKQPEKALPLLKPLLKDHINDPHIWDLLADAYGNSGDTVRALHARAESQFLRGNDSKAQQQMRYALRDAENDFALHSKLNGRLREMKRLSEEEF
- a CDS encoding SAM-dependent methyltransferase, translated to MLSGDRASNNKSIQAGTLSWSQSVARTLVLNKLAKVPHGGLRIDEPDGNTVLLGDSHNSQAIGHIVLTDWCTYSMMMSGGAMGAAEAFMEQSWSSPDLVKVIRYFAANVDAMQALEGGFAALSKPALRMLHRYNRNSLQGSRRNISAHYDLGNDFFSLFLDRTMMYSSAVFSRPEASLEEASVHKLDLICQRLQLQPGMTVLEIGTGWGGLALHAAQHYGVTVTTTTISREQARYARDLVADAGLSDRITILEKDYRELTGQYDRVVSVEMIEAVGAEFLPGYFDVLGKRLKPEGLLLIQAITVPDQRYHYALKQVDFIKRYIFPGGFLPSVSVMCDNLTRHTRLVTTELHDIGHDYALTLNHWRQRFHDALPRIRELGFDERFVRMWEYYLCYCEGAFLERAISTVHLVAAGPAYRPSFQA
- a CDS encoding NAD(P)/FAD-dependent oxidoreductase, which produces MSQRIAIVGAGISGLSTAWYLSKAGHQVDVFEANDYLGGHTCTIPVSRPHGDYAIDVGFIVFNDRTYPNYLRLLEELGLQGQPTPMGFAVSDEKNGLEYCGDGLGGMFAQKRNLLNFSHWRFIRDILRFNKQAPALLNSAKGDLPLGQYLREQGYGERFARDYILAMGGAIWSCSLEQMEVFPARFFIRFFQNHGLLSLNDRPQWFVVPGGSNQYVKPLVDGCNATFHTRTPVQSIRRGSAGVGVEAGVGVTVTVGGTERHYDQVVLACHSDQALALLSDPDEREEANLSQLGYQDNEVVLHTDTALLPRRERVWSSWNAMLYAQDQERVQVTYNMNILQGIAAPETFCVTLNASDRIDTKKVLARYHFAHPLFTPQTVAAREQLLKDNGKNATWFAGAWCRNGFHEDGVVSALNVVAGITGKAQEGGVA